One window from the genome of Salvia miltiorrhiza cultivar Shanhuang (shh) chromosome 7, IMPLAD_Smil_shh, whole genome shotgun sequence encodes:
- the LOC130994469 gene encoding leucine-rich repeat extensin-like protein 3 — MARNYNTLSLFIIIISLSISKSHSQTNLPSPNLLCISDCETCPVICSPPPSPPSSPSLPPPSPKLTPPSPKLPPLLPLPPESPPAHRYSPPPQPYYYFTSPAPLSSPPPPPRSKPPPPSYTSLGGGATPTPPPPQVYAYNPGGNTAPGRNFSYPYYYFYAANAACGINIPYFHGSFIFVIIFVFFTNFV, encoded by the coding sequence ATGGCAAGAAACTACAACACACTCTCTctgttcatcatcatcatctctcTATCAATCTCCAAATCACACTCCCAAACAAACCTCCCATCTCCAAATCTACTATGCATTAGTGATTGCGAAACATGCCCCGTCATATGCTCTccgccgccatcgccgccgtcgTCGCCGTCGTTGCCGCCGCCAAGTCCAAAACTTACACCGCCGAGTCCTAAACTTCCGCCGTTGCTGCCGCTGCCGCCGGAATCTCCACCGGCGCACCGCTactcgccgccgccgcagccATACTACTACTTCACTTCTCCGGCGCCGttgtcgtcgccgccgccgcctcctcgtTCGAAGCCGCCTCCGCCGTCGTACACTTCATTGGGAGGCGGCGCCACCCctacgccgccgccgccgcaagTTTACGCGTACAATCCGGGCGGCAACACGGCGCCGGGGCGCAACTTCTCTTACCCTTACTATTATTTTTACGCTGCTAATGCTGCTTGTGGAATTAATATTCCATATTTTCATGGGAGTTTTATTTTTGTGATCATCTTTGTATTTTTCACAAATTTTGTATGA
- the LOC130994470 gene encoding uncharacterized protein LOC130994470, with the protein MTATANHSYSEKLEFTMIWKTPATQKAKTTAWRVLKGRMATCDNLQRRQVNVSSSEAVCVLCKTHLETTEHLFFTCQNSVDIWNDVLNWLGKKAVLHHKAKDHFLAFRSIEDKEEEKNEGKFNQGVWNKDRIVTEIKSRLWGWNEAFNLTNAAPDFRSWFINAES; encoded by the exons ATGACAGCAACCGCAAATCACAGTTACAGCGAGAAACTGGAATTCACTATGATCTGGAAAACACCTGCGACGCAGAAGGCAAAAACTACTGCATGGAGAGTACTCAAAGGGAGGATGGCAACTTGTGATAATCTCCAGCGCCGACAGGTGAACGTCTCAAGCTCGGAAGCAGTTTGTGTTTTATGTAAGACGCATTTGGAAACCACAGAACACCTGTTCTTTACTTGCCAAAATTCTGTTGATATTTGGAACGATGTTCTCAATTGGCTCGGTAAGAAGGCGGTTCTTCACCACAAGGCTAAAGATCATTTTCTTGCTTTTAGAAGCATCGAGGATAAAGAGGAGGAAAA GAACGAAGGGAAGTTTAATCAAGGAGTGTGGAACAAAGATAGAATTGTGACAGAGATCAAATCTAGACTTTGGGGATGGAATGAGGCTTTTAATTTGACGAATGCGGCCCCAGATTTCAGATCTTGGTTCATCAACGCTGAGAGCTAG
- the LOC130994471 gene encoding uncharacterized protein LOC130994471: protein METTPTALKDIWHKCIPCKVSSFVWKALQDRILTRENLLKRGTYLENNCYSCPLCPTPFESTDHIMISCAYSNQVWKAIYKWLNFSHISQSSILDHFFEFVEKGGNKVGKAICTMIWQCACWKIWKIRNAKVFKDESPNSSRTVDEIIFCTWRWLKARNPNHFYYSSFEWMMDPVSCFPAKIA from the coding sequence ATGGAGACCACCCCGACTGCTCTTAAGGACATATGGCATAAGTGCATTCCCTGCAAAGTGTCCTCATTTGTTTGGAAAGCTCTTCAAGATAGAATTCTAACGAGAGAGAACCTATTGAAGAGAGGAACTTATCTCGAGAATAATTGCTACAGCTGTCCCCTTTGTCCTACTCCCTTTGAGTCTACTGACCATATTATGATCTCGTGCGCTTACTCGAACCAGGTTTGGAAGGCCATCTATAAATGGCTGAATTTCAGCCATATCTCCCAGTCATCCATACTGGATCACTTCTTTGAATTTGTTGAGAAAGGAGGGAATAAGGTTGGAAAAGCAATTTGCACCATGATTTGGCAATGTGCTTGTTGGAAGATTTGGAAAATCAGAAATGCGAAAGTGTTCAAGGATGAAAGCCCTAATAGTTCTAGAACGGTGGATGAAATCATTTTCTGCACGTGGAGATGGTTAAAAGCCAGGAACCcaaatcatttttattactcTTCCTTTGAGTGGATGATGGATCCTGTTAGCTGCTTTCCGGCAAAAATCGCTTGA
- the LOC130995061 gene encoding eukaryotic initiation factor 4A-2-like, producing the protein MAGLAPEGSQFDARQFDTKMNELLGAEGGEEFFTSYDEVYDSFDAMGLQENLLRGIYAYGFEKPSAIQQRGIVPFCKGLDVIQQAQSGTGKTATFCSGILQQLDYNIVECQALVLAPTRELAQQIEKVMRALGDYLGVKVHACVGGTSVREDQRILSSGVHVVVGTPGRVFDMLRRQSLRPDYIKMFVLDEADEMLSRGFKDQIYDIFQLLPPKIQVGVFSATMPPEALEITRKFMNKPVRILVKRDELTLEGIKQFYVNVDKEEWKLETLCDLYETLAITQSVIFVNTRRKVDWLTDKMRGRDHTVSATHGDMDQNTRDIIMREFRSGSSRVLITTDLLARGIDVQQVSLVINYDLPTQPENYLHRIGRSGRFGRKGVAINFVTKDDERMLFDIQKFYNVTVEELPANVADLL; encoded by the exons ATGGCTGGATTAGCACCCGAAGGTTCTCAATTCGATGCTCGCCAGTTTGATACAAAAATGAATGAGCT ACTTGGAGCTGAAGGTGGTGAGGAATTCTTCACAAGCTATGATGAGGTCTATGACAGTTTTGATGCCATGGGCTTGCAGGAAAATCTTCTGAGAGGCATCTATGCCTACG GTTTTGAGAAGCCGTCTGCAATTCAGCAGAGAGGTATTGTTCCCTTCTGCAAGGGGCTTGATGTGATCCAACAAGCCCAATCTGGAACTGGGAAAACTGCAACTTTCTGCTCTGGGATTCTTCAGCAGCTAGACTACAACATCGTTGAATGCCAGGCTCTTGTTCTGGCACCTACCCGTGAGCTTGCCCAGCAAATTGAGAAGGTGATGAGGGCATTGGGAGACTATCTTGGTGTTAAAGTTCATGCTTGCGTTGGAGGTACCAGTGTGCGTGAAGATCAGCGCATTCTGTCCAGTGGGGTCCATGTTGTGGTTGGTACTCCGGGACGTGTGTTTGACATGTTGCGAAGGCAGTCTCTGCGCCCTGATTACATCAAAATGTTTGTGTTGGACGAGGCTGATGAAATGCTCTCAAGAGGGTTCAAGGATCAG ATCTACGACATCTTCCAGTTGCTGCCTCCCAAGATTCAAGTTGGCGTATTCTCTGCCACTATGCCCCCGGAGGCCCTCGAGATCACGAGGAAATTCATGAACAAGCCTGTGCGTATCCTTGTGAAGCGTGACGAGCTGACCCTCGAGGGTATTAAGCAGTTCTATGTTAATGTGGACAAGGAAGAATGGAAGCTCGAGACCCTCTGCGATCTCTACGAGACCTTAGCCATCACGCAGAGCGTCATCTTCGTCAACACGAGGCGCAAGGTCGACTGGCTGACCGACAAGATGCGCGGCCGCGACCACACCGTCTCCGCCACCCACGGTGACATGGACCAGAACACGAGGGACATCATCATGCGGGAGTTCAGATCCGGCTCCTCCCGCGTCCTCATCACCACGGATCTCCTGGCCCGTGGTATCGACGTGCAGCAGGTCTCCCTGGTCATCAACTACGACCTGCCGACCCAGCCGGAGAACTACCTCCACCGTATCGGACGAAGTGGGCGGTTCGGGAGGAAGGGTGTCGCCATTAACTTTGTGACCAAGGACGACGAGCGCATGCTCTTCGACATACAAAAGTTCTACAACGTCACGGTGGAGGAGCTCCCGGCCAACGTTGCTGACCTTCTCTAG
- the LOC130995062 gene encoding uncharacterized protein LOC130995062, with protein MADYRSNLYSDSDMQIEPYYRPPSAGDFRSYSTTSYYQTAAPPPPPRKLKKGKSMGASLSKSWSFNDPEIQRKKRVASYKAYTVEGKVKGSFRRSFRWIKDRCNLLIHGF; from the exons ATGGCGGATTACAGATCAAACTTGTACAGCGATTCCGACATGCAAATAGAGCCTTATTACCGGCCCCCATCCGCCGGCGACTTCCGATCGTACAGCACGACTTCGTACTAccagacggcggcgccgccgccgccgccgcggaaGCTGAAGAAGGGGAAGAGCATGGGCGCGTCGCTATCGAAGTCGTGGAGCTTTAACGATCCGGAGATTCAGAGGAAGAAGAGGGTCGCGAGCTATAAGGCTTACACAGTTGAAGGCAAAGTCAAAGGCTCTTTTAGGAGGAGTTTTCGATGGATTAAGGATAGATGCAATCTTCTCATTCATGGATTCTG A
- the LOC130995063 gene encoding hypersensitive-induced response protein 2-like: MGQALCCVQVDQSTVGMKEQFGKYCEILEPGCHCVPWCFGYQLAGTLSLRVQQLDVRCETKTKDNVFVTVVASIQYRAVTENAADAFYKLSNTKAQIQAYVFDVIRASVPRLELDAVFEQKNDIAKAVEQELEKAMSAYGFEIVQTLIVDIEPDVHVKRAMNEINAASRMRVATNEKAEAEKILQIKKAEGEAESKYLSGLGIARQRQAIVDGLRDSVLAFSENVPGTTAKDVMDMVLVTQYFDTMKEIGASSKSNAVFVPHGPGAVKDVASQIREGLLQAESIRH, from the exons ATGGGTCAAGCGCTCTGTTGTGTTCAAGTGGATCAGTCGACTGTTGGCATGAAAGAACAGTTTGGCAAGTATTGCGAAATTCTCGAGCCTGGCTGTCACTGTGTGCCTTGGTGTTTTGGGTACCAATTGGCTGGTACGCTATCACTGCGCGTGCAACAGCTAGATGTTCGTTGTGAAACAAAGACGAAG GACAATGTGTTCGTTACTGTGGTTGCATCCATTCAATACCGGGCTGTGACAGAAAATGCAGCCGATGCCTTTTATAAGCTCTCCAACACTAAGGCTCAGATTCAAGCCTATGTTTTTGATG TCATCAGAGCTAGCGTGCCGAGATTGGAATTGGATGCTGTTTTCGAGCAAAAGAACGACATAGCCAAAGCTGTGGAGCAAGAACTTGAAAAG GCTATGTCTGCTTATGGCTTTGAGATTGTCCAGACACTCATTGTCGATATAGAACCCGACGTCCATGTAAAGAGGGCTATGAATGAGATCAATGCAG CTTCTAGGATGAGGGTTGCTACTAACGAGAAGGCTGAAGCAGAGAAGATTCTGCAGATCAAGAAGGCCGAGGGAGAAGCCGAGTCCAAATACTTGTCGGGGCTTGGCATTGCCCGACAGCGCCAGGCAATCGTGGACGGGCTACGGGACAGTGTGCTTGCCTTCTCTGAGAACGTGCCCGGGACCACAGCAAAGGACGTGATGGACATGGTCCTCGTCACTCAATACTTTGACACGATGAAGGAGATCGGGGCCTCCTCGAAATCCAATGCCGTGTTTGTTCCACACGGCCCCGGTGCTGTCAAGGACGTCGCCTCACAGATCCGAGAGGGCCTTCTCCAGGCCGAGAGCATTCGTCACTGA